TCCGGTATCATTAATGTTTCCAATACAAAGAGCATGTCTTTTTTCTTCCTCGCCAGCCTTAGCCATACAGTGCTGGGCAGTTTTTTTCCACCATTGACAAATGTCATGTTTAGTTTGATACAATCGTATCGACATAGGTGGTATATTTATATAGCAAAGAACTGTATTTAGCTGAGTAACTCCGGCACCAATACTCATTATACCTGCAACAATTTCCTCATTCACATCCATTTTGTTTTCCAAACAATTAGACGATTTCAATACAAATTTAGAGCCACACATTTGGCACTTCAAATAAAAAGTTGAGATAAGCCCAGTCCTTTTTTCCTTTAAAAGTTCAACAGTGCTTAAATTGCAATTAAACATAGAACTATGGCTTTCGATTTCTTGAAGCTGTTTCATAAAATAGCCTAATTCTATGACCCTTCTTCCTGAAACTTGGAACGGTTCGGTTTCTTCATTGTTTGTGCTCTAAAAGCAAAAAAAAGATATgagtactttattttttattttttatataacatcaatataaaatcattttacaaAAGACGTTTCCAAATTGATTTCTTCAGAAGTACTACTATGCGTTTGTTCATATCTTTCCCGATGTTCTTAGAGTTTATAACGAGTATCGCAGCTACCTCCATGAATCATGTGTAAAATATCCTACAATTATAAACTCTAATCACAATTACATTAAACATGTATTTACTATAATACTAAcctcttttttaagttaagtcTATTTGCGCGCAGACTTTTACGAGAGCATTTCCCAAAGGTTTTCGGCTTTGGCATCTAAaacaataattcaaataatagtCACTGAAGTCAACCTTTTGGTCACTTCATTATCTATTAATCCCAAGATCTAAccagtataaaattaaatattgggTGACTCATATTAATTTCATCTTGGATTCATCAACttggattttgacccgataaTCTTTATTGCTgtccccgaaaaccatgaaaatgacacccatgaagagaagttggtaaatttcatagccgtcatcttggatttcgtttaagacccgatattcgttattgttgaccccgaaaaccatgaaaatgacacccatgaagagaagttggtaaatttcatagccgccatcttggatttcgtttaagacccgatattcgttattgttgaccccgaaaaccatgaaaatgacacccatgaagagaagttggtaaatttcatagacgccatcttggatttcgttttagacccgatattcgttattgctgaccccgaaaaccatgaaaatgccacccatgaagagaagttggtaaatttcataggggccatcttggatttcgttttagacccgatattcgttattgttgaccccgaaaaccatgaaaatgacacccatgaagagaagttggtaaatttcataaacgccatcttggatttcgttttagacccgatattcgttattgctgaccccgaaaaccatgaaaatgacacccatgaagagaagttggtaaatttcataggcgccatcttggatttcgttttagacccgatattcgttattgttgaccccgaaaaccatgaaaatgacacccatgaagagaagttggtaaatttcataggcgccatcttggatttcgttttagacccaatattcgttattgttgaccccgaaaaccatgaaaatgacacccatgaagagaagttggtaaatttcataggcgtcatcttggatttcgttTTAGACCCGGTATTCGGTATTGtcgaccccgaaaaccatgaaattGACACCCATACAGAGAAGTTGgcaaatttcataggcgccatcttggatttcgatttagaccttataattatttagagatgaacataaaaatcaaaaaatacagaaacataatttttataaatcttaCCTTGTCAAGTTGCCACTGCGTACAAAATacgtaaagtatcaaagacagtattgcggagctaataaaaagtatttatgttcgtacagcgatctttccgagcacgagctgctgcttacaaccgacacagtaTCCACtcacgacggcggccgagcgcggactggcATTGTATCGATAAACATTTCTATGCCAAGCGTTCAgactgacaaaataaaataacccttattaCCACACGTTAAgactcatgcttatcagaaaaaatATGCGAATTTTAGAcaattcgtttttatttttttctgagattattcataacatattcattaatatttctcTGGtgcttttgaaaatattacatcTGCGTTCCttacgtattttttaaaagacaaaattatgtaagtagcaGCAgtaaactgatcctgaatgaagccccatttcgtcaattttgtgtgaagaggtcatggtataatcgtttttacgacataaattATCAGAATTTCAAACCAAAAATACCTCGCTATTTGAATATAAAGAAGTAATCAATTTGTCGCaagttttagttttgttagattttgtttcatttcatcacaaactcaaCCGAAAAATAGCTTATTTtcgtcggattcgtaaacgcgtccttaaaaaCTAAACATGGTTGGCTACGTTATAGCGTCCACGCGGACAACATCGTAGACAGGACCTAGTAATACATAATGtcccttaaatattataaacatgaaTACTGAATGAGAGATTTCAAGGAACGTAAACTAAATGGGAAGatacgcgtacaccttccttaaagaccggcacagctcttgtgattcctctggtgttgcaagagaatgtaggcggcggtgatcacttaacaccaggacaaactcgaggacaaacgagtgtacacccgtacactcgtttgtcctcctattccataaaaaaaagatacttttaaatattttgactacaACCACATTATATAGGAAGAGatacttatattaatacttACCACGGCATATTTTGTCAGTTCAATGTTAAATCTGCCTCACGACACGACACAACTCTTCATCTTCTGTTATGTAGGAATTGGTACGTGTCATAGATACAGAAAAACCCGCTGAAGACGAATTCACAGGACTTCACCCAACCAACAACGCGTCAAGCGAGAAAGTATATTATGCGGGACAGGGAAATAAAACGTGCTgcacaatattatgttctaatgtcgtatatgtaggtattaaattattcatttataaattacccaaaattaaataaatacattttgtatCACTTAGGTCTGACAGAAGAAAGATTTTGATTTCACTAACAGCTGATAATTCCTGGGTGATTGACAAAATCGAAGTTGACTACGCTTCGTCTTGATCATTCTCACTTAGGGCTCCTTATTGTGTGTAACATTCCCAATAAGATCTTAAATTCATAGTTTCGTGGGGTGCCACAAATTGTAATTTGCAACAATAGAGTAGCAAAAGCAATTCGACCGATAATACTACCAATACTACTACCGCCTTCTCATGAATACAATACCAATGCATAAAGCATTGCTAACTCGCAATATTagggttttaaaaatattcctaCGTAGCAAATGCATGCGGCTTGTATCAAgttaaacgaaatttgtttaaattacgcagtatctattgtttatgtaatctaacaaagcgctagtttgtttaataacaaaagcattgacATTCGTTTTCataaacaagccgaaacacttcaaaagcaataaattttattgtaacacgagcccgttgaaattggcgtcggtaacgcgcggcggcttAAGACGGGCATGTGCGCCACGCTCTTTGTGGCAGCTCAGCCAGTGACGGGATAAGGCCACAGCCATTAAAAAatcattacaatattaatattttaatattacgtaGTAAATGAAAACACTGACCTAAACTTATGAAGTTTTGCCTGAAATGCGGTCATAAGTGATAACACAAGTAAAAactgcaaaaaataattttctgttgTTCTGTTATGAAATAAAGTTGCGGCCCTAAgtaaaagttgtatgtatttttggcGTTTTTAGTCCTCAAACGTACCTAAGCTCAAATGTCGGTCCTTCTGAGAAGAGTTATCTCAAAGCGCAGTAATATAATAACTGTTCTCAAATTATGTAATCGTTTTCCCAAGCTTTGCATTCTTATTAAATGAGctactttttaaaaattcagtgatcatttagttttttgtctacatacaaataattatttcatactagctgacccagcaaacgctgtattgccatcatagttaacaactgtagttaatctaccaactatacgTAGCTAAAATgaatttgttttttacctcctgagaaagtaagAAAGATACAAGGATTCTAAttacttagttattaattttaagctaTTGTTTCAATTTGAATTCTGAAGGAccggggacacatcaaaggaaaaacaaaattgttgtttttatttaattccgaacattttcatatttattcaccttttaaaccttctctgaacttccacaaataattcaagaccaatattagccaaatcggtccagccgttctcgagttttagcgagactaacgaacagcaattcatttttatatatatagaatttcCGTCCTTTTTCTGAAGTGTGTGAAATTAGTAAACTCGACATGGGTTAAGGTAAAACTGCTCAACAGAGCTGCTCAAATTGACGAGGATCCAGTATTGTCTGAAGatctggcgttgcgtagagacgtcgcttcgttgtgtgtcttctaccgcatctatgaCGGGGAcagttccgaagaactgtttgccctcattcctgccgccgaatttcaccttcgcctTATTTTCTTCCACATCGTTAACatcgccatacatccagattgtggcGATGTTAACGTGgaagaaatttcttgaactttctTACGTACAACTAAGCTATGGTATGAGCTTCCtcttgcggtgtttccaggacgataggacatgggtaacttcaaaaaaatcagATATACTTACTATAATACtatccttaaaggccgtcaacgaTCCTGtagttcctctggtgttgcaagagaatatggacggcggtgatcacttaacataagtCGCCTACgttcgtttgttctcctcttccataaaaaatgcgTCATAGCTCATAATTTAGGGTTCGATAAACCTGAGCGTTATAATGGCATGGCGTAGCACTTACTATCAGGTGAACTCCTTACCCTTGTTGTCACTTCTTCACATCATAAAATATCCACACTCTCTCGTGTCGCATTCATCTATTACTACTTACAAGAATTTGTTTcaggtattaaattaaaataaaactcattTTCGTATATAAGTCTATTTACAATTACATTCTGGTTTACAAGCGTGAAGTACACTGTATGTAAGTAATCAAATAATTAGTACCTCTCAGCTACATTACAAAAAACCTTCGAATTTtcttaagtaaaatttaaattaagccTATGTATTTAACTTAAACAAATTACTAAACATGtatcacaaaataatttatttcaagattatatataataaaaggtAAGCCACTTCAAAACAATTCAATGAAAAGTTTTCGAACACAAACAGATCAAAAATGATGCTTCATCACAGTAAatacgatatttttattgttgtttgaagcatgtaaattcaaacaaaacaaacctTATATAATGTGTTGGTATCAGttagtcatacatctttgtgccgtttgatgtcgcgacacttggcccgtgggtcCCAGAGgagcggagaatgtacaaagtactatcttcgcgcctcaatagggttactggaaacccaagcgctggtagctatttcggtcgacggatcagcctagctatctaacgcgaaaatgctgccagtattcttgatacacttccccgtaatgatagttttaatttaatgcaatCATAGTAGTGTAATATCGTTAAAATATTTGGGTTAAGAATAAATGTAAGTACTATATATATTGACAGAAGTGGCTTATCCCGTAAATCATGGCAGTAAACAAATTTAAGCGTTATCTTATGCTCTAGACTGGGTTCTATCGAATTCTTCTATGTGGCCATATTCGGAAAAGCGTTCGGGATCAGAGTCGTAATATGCGTAGTCATAGCTGGTATCTTCGTTTTTGTGCGCAGGCTTGGAGAAACTGGGAGGACGCGAGGGGCGACTCGATGACGGTAACCTTTGTGTTGTCACTTCAAAACTTTGCGTCCGTGGCTCTTGACTTCTCGGCAGAATACTTTGGGATATTTTTGGAGTGCTATTGTTCTGTGTGAAACTATCGCCTGCTCCGGAAGGTAAGTCGTAAGGGCGAGACGTTGTTGTGTACGTCTTGATATAATCAAATGACTTTTGCGTCGTTTCTGAACTGGGCCTATCTGTGTGCGAATAATATGTTACTTCTGGTGACGATGATGTTGGTACCCTGAAAGGTCTCGGTGTAGATGCTTTACCAATTGAATTATGAGAATAGTTCTTCCTTGGTTTTTGATCGTCTGGTAGTCTGTTTCCACTTGCAGCAATATTCAAAGAATGAGCTCCAGAAAGCAATTCTGTCTCCCGTTCATATAATTCTGGTCTATATTGCCCATCGTCTTCACCCTGTGGAGGTCGGTATTGACCATCATCTTCCTGACTATTTGCATAGTTGGAAGAATGGGTGTCTAAGGCATAGTTAGTGTTAAAAGCCACCGTATTCAAACCTGAATAGGGATCAACAGGACGGACAGTCGTATGAGCAGAGGTAGGAGGTGTGGTCGATGGATTATTGTAGTAGTTCTGTTTTGGTCCAGGAAAGGACACAAAATTATTTCTCTCTGGCTCATACTGTACACTGTTAATGTTTTTGTAGCTTGGAGTACTAGAAAATACTCCCTTACCAGTATTATAATCAACAGTTGTAGTAAGATAAGATGAATATCCAGGTGTACCTCTATTATTGCTTTTAATCCTCACAAAATCTTCTTGCTTAGGCACTTCGGGTTGTACATTGAAACTGTTTCGTAATTTAAATGCCTTGGAATcttgtgaaatattattttccgAATTAGTTCCATCATAATTGTAAAATTGGGAATCTGTCTTACTGGCTGATGTGGGTTGAGATGCGAATGTATATTGAGTTGGTGTAGGACTGGTGGGgaaatatgtattttgtttCGGAGTTACTTTGCTTACTTCAACATATTCATCCTTAAATTGAGGAGGAATGTTTACTTCGGTGGAAAGCTGAGGCTGTCTATTTTGAGCAGGGTTGCGTGCCTTGAAATATTGCTGGGACTGATCGTAGAGAGATGGTGAAGAATAATAGCTCTGCTCTGTTGTAACGGGAGCAGAAGTTGATGAATAGATGGGACGTTTACGcaacaatttttgtttatgaaCGTATTGTGGTGATTTTGATGGTGTTTGAGGAGGAGGTGATGCAGTAGTATACTCAGTTGGCTGGAATGTCACGCGAGGTGTCGTGGCTCTTCTGAATGATTGTCTTGGTGGAATAGATGAAGGCTTTTGCTGTGGTTGTTCATCACGCCCTTGATCTCTTTGACCACTGAAGAAATCAGATGAATGCGCTGTTCTCAAATCAGTAGCACCATTATTATTCTGCGATGTTCGGCGATCGCCAGATTCAGCTCTTTGAAGGCCAAATTCAGGTTCTTCTTCACGGTTACTGGAAGCTGTCAGTTTCTTTGTATCATAGCCTGCGTATACAAAAGcatataattatactaaatataGGAAAGTAAAGATTACCTTGGGGTTGCTTAGTAGTAAGTAATCTCTCTTATTCATACACATTGGAATACTACACGAATTATAAACATACTGGCGCCATTTCTTTTtgagttttacaaatttaaaaatgtcgcATCGACCTTAACTACATCATGAagtaagaagaagaagaactcTATTTTTGGCTTTTCCTGAAGCATGAAACAACATTCCCTGATATACTCCCTACGGATGCGTCAAGATACCAGATTCAGATTGACtgagacaaatttaaaacagaatttaaaaaaatcctttttaagacttgactgaccaccgatcaacttatcgtgcttaacttttatttttatcaagtactattacttttatttgtaaaataataatgtatagctAACGATTGtgaacttttttttcttttattaatttaactttgttGGTGTAGACTAAATTTAGCAATTgcacaaacctcagtggtttttattgctttgaaacctcaatgttaaatttgttttttattaataaataaataaataaaaaaaaaacaggtacTTTCAACAGTATTACAAAGAATAgtttttgaaatcataattttgggtatGTTTAAGCAAGACTTTACTTAAATGGCAAAACTTATTAACAAGTTATTATAGAATAATCAAagtgattatataaataatgagaAGTGAATGAGAGTCTCCTTTTGTACCTTCATGTATCTCtcagatttattattaatattccatCTGTGAATATGTGTGTCTGTGTGTAAGTTGTTATaccttttaattatatatttattctattctcataaattttatatatgtatttttaaattttggttttaAATATTCCATTCACATTGAGgttattaattgtattagaaCAGCAACAAAGGAAAACTGAAGACggcttttcaaattaaaaaaatatctacttttCTGCAGCGAACATTAGTCCCAACGCAACCATGTCGTTTTGTATGTCTtaccatatttttaaataataagacaaTATCGTAGACACATTTCAAGTTGACAACAGGACAGAATAATGCCTGATTATAGACGGTTgtgtttgtttatatattattacttttttcatAAGAATTTCAAGGCTTTCCCTTGCTATACAAGTTTgaaaaaaactttttgtttgtttctgtGTTCCGAGTGTGTGTACTACataattaaacatatatttacTTGCTATGTacgtatatctaatatataaaattctcatgtcgcggtgtttctAGTAAAACtacttcgaaacggcttgaccgattctcatgaaattttgagtgcgtattgggtaggtctgagaatcggacaacatctatttttcatccccctaaatgataaggtccacgacaattttttttttaatttttttgattttttttttaaatttgtttgattatgagtcagcattaaaaaatacatacaacttcaaattttcacccatctacaatcaacagttacttttgtatcgcgattttaatatcgacagtacaaagtttgctgggtcagctaataatttatatattcgtACCGTTCTttcttagaaataaataaaaatagttatacaaatttaatttatggaatGCGGGATACCATAAATGCTggtacaaaatatattacaagaagtgagggatatagattaaaaaataacaaaatttgatCCTAACGTGTACCTGCcagccaaaaaaaaaatacttgaaaaatATAAgactattaatttatatttatgagaacatattattatagcgAAGAAGTGATAGCCAGAAACCTgaaagaattataaaaacacagttattGTGAATAAAAGGAAAACTTTGACAAAGCCGTACATTTTACTTCCAAGCAACTAAAATTGCATATTTGTTCTAAAACATAAAGCGCTTTCAAGCTGCTAAAGCAAGTCGGCTATTATTTTGATAGAAGCATCAAATATACCttgttttacatattttatgaataaaccaatcttatttttatttgtaactattTGTAACTAGTCTTTATAATGAgctcgctataaaaataattttggtttCACTACACCCAAGAGTTTATGTAGAAATTAAACGAGACTACGtcgttcaatatttttaacgaaTAATCTGTCACTACATCCGGCTCTTCTTCGTAATTTACTGtgattattgataattttatcttaataagcactatattgtatttatacttatattatctacttttttttacaataaagaaaatacatataatattattatattagaattGATATGATCTTATGTATAGAGCAAAATGTACATGACTTGCATACCagtcaataattttatatattgaattactctgtatttttgtattttaagctGTAGGtgggtaaataaaaaataaataaaaataaaatgcttaAAACAGTTTGTTATCTAATCGGCAGTACATCGAAAGATTATTCTACATGTCTACTTTCTAAATACCGCAACTTAGCATTATAGTGTTAGTTGCAAAGCTCGCTCACCGGATCCGATTTTGTAGAGATCAAACTGACCATCATAGATATCTGCTGGACACGCCAGAGGGTCATCGTCCCCCCAGTCGGTGCAGGTCTGTGCCTCCTGGTGGAACAGAGTACCAGGCGGACAGAAGAACCGGAAGTCTCGTACTCCACCGCCGGCGACTCTTACGCACACATGAAACGCCTTGCAGCCAGATTTAGCATCAGCGTAGTACGCGCCAAGAATACGACCTCGGCAGTTGAACCGCTCAGCACCCCCTGGTTAACAAatcacacaaaatattattgtattatttcttaaaatcataaattaaatttgtaaccaatatttatgaacgatacgggctTCGGAGCTGctacctctcgggttccgtccgagcgctcttccactgagtcaaccgttcaaACCATTTACCATAGATAGTGTaaaaaggtcgcgggttcgagtcctgcatcgtgcataaattttggttagaaattctatttaattaatcccTGGAAGTGacggatatcactttaaaaataacaaattgtttaaatcattgtaaatgtatgtaagtaacattatattataaatattagtattttctacAAGTCTAACGCCCTCACTTTGTTTCGgttttgaaacaaaaaatacCTTACTTTACCCATTCCAAATGTAATTTGTATAGACAATTTTTACTGCAATAGTATGACAATTATCCAATGTCAGcttataacttatttattattttggcgGGAACTTAACGCACAGAtaactcatatatatatatatatatatatatatatatatatatatatatatatatatatatatatatatatatatagagtctCTAAATAcctcatgaaataatttttaagattaTGTTATCGTTTAAGGACAGATATATGATTTTTAATCCATCCACATCTATTCGGATAATCTGTAAGTTTTGTTCTTGTTTaacattaaacaatttaatgTTAAGCAATTCTAACCCTgtaattttttagtaaaatgatgatataaaatttatatttaaagctgTGTTTACTTattgtgtatattattataaaattttcacaATCAAAATGGTAATTTTATAGCCTTTTATTCAAATATGACACGATAGTTTTGATAAATCAAGGTGCAttattacaaaaacacaaaaaaaaatgataaatgaaGTAAGTAACTTATTTTAACCATTAATTAGCATATTGGAATAGAAAAATGTACATTGCGGGGTTAAGTTGTGCAGTCGCGGGGAGTGACGCTAGTTCCTCACCAATCACTATTAAGATGGCGAATATCACTACTTTTGTTTCCTTGTCTTCTTGTCTTGTcttctgagcggcgctgcacTACGAAGAATACTCTGTAgtcaaaatattctctcggGGGTAACTAGGTATACCGCGGCGCGCAATTAATATTGTATCAATGTTAAGCTGCAACTTTTTACGTCAAAGATATTCGAAGATCGAGAATCGCAAaagtatatttttgtatgtcGAATTAGATAATAAATCTTGTCCGAGATTATATCATAAATATTCTgtattaacatttaatattcaaattataataacagaGAAATCAGTGACCCAAAGATACAATTGCCAATAGAATCCTACATGCCTTTGTATTTTTGGGATGGTTCGCTACAAAGTACAAACAACCagacaaaaataatgttataattacacattttaatataaataaatttgaaggtTCACACTTTaacttgttttatattttgattgctaacttatattttaattatctgAACAGAAAGTGTCAATAACTTGTATGAAGTTGTAACGAATCTTGACAAGAAGCCAACTTAGgttaggttatcacgggctattatccgcaactcgacgactacagcgcgcctattttgcgtggaaGAAGCCAACTTTAAAAGAaactaaatttgaataaattttaaggaAATAAGTGAGTTTTGATTGGCTTGCAATTTGCTCGCTTGGATTGCGTCACAAACTCTACGAGTGAATGTTAGAAGGTTCGGGTACCACGAGTGCGGAGGTTAACGTGGTTCCCATACGTGAGCGGTCGCTGTTATCCAAACATAGTGTAAGAGCtagattacaaaataatttttaatttgagttTTACCAAATATGTACGTACTACTTTACtacttacttttatattttaactgacttttatattgtaattctattataattatttattatttagggTTTGTATATTTGGGATAAGAccccttttatataaaatagttgcACTTTTCAATTAGTAATCattaacaaaaattaacaaGATGAAGTAAATACTTTTGTTGCTTTTTTAATGACAAGTAAACTCAAATGTTCTGAgtcttcttgagtgtaaattgcgctaagattc
This is a stretch of genomic DNA from Leptidea sinapis chromosome 15, ilLepSina1.1, whole genome shotgun sequence. It encodes these proteins:
- the LOC126968207 gene encoding adhesive plaque matrix protein-like isoform X2, with product MSVMWLVLALLPILGGAERFNCRGRILGAYYADAKSGCKAFHVCVRVAGGGVRDFRFFCPPGTLFHQEAQTCTDWGDDDPLACPADIYDGYDTKKLTASSNREEEPEFGLQRAESGDRRTSQNNNGATDLRTAHSSDFFSGQRDQGRDEQPQQKPSSIPPRQSFRRATTPRVTFQPTEYTTASPPPQTPSKSPQYVHKQKLLRKRPIYSSTSAPVTTEQSYYSSPSLYDQSQQYFKARNPAQNRQPQLSTEVNIPPQFKDEYVEVSKVTPKQNTYFPTSPTPTQYTFASQPTSASKTDSQFYNYDGTNSENNISQDSKAFKLRNSFNVQPEVPKQEDFVRIKSNNRGTPGYSSYLTTTVDYNTGKGVFSSTPSYKNINSVQYEPERNNFVSFPGPKQNYYNNPSTTPPTSAHTTVRPVDPYSGLNTVAFNTNYALDTHSSNYANSQEDDGQYRPPQGEDDGQYRPELYERETELLSGAHSLNIAASGNRLPDDQKPRKNYSHNSIGKASTPRPFRVPTSSSPEVTYYSHTDRPSSETTQKSFDYIKTYTTTSRPYDLPSGAGDSFTQNNSTPKISQSILPRSQEPRTQSFEVTTQRLPSSSRPSRPPSFSKPAHKNEDTSYDYAYYDSDPERFSEYGHIEEFDRTQSRA
- the LOC126968207 gene encoding adhesive plaque matrix protein-like isoform X1, with translation MSVMWLVLALLPILGGAERFNCRGRILGAYYADAKSGCKAFHVCVRVAGGGVRDFRFFCPPGTLFHQEAQTCTDWGDDDPLACPADIYDGQFDLYKIGSGYDTKKLTASSNREEEPEFGLQRAESGDRRTSQNNNGATDLRTAHSSDFFSGQRDQGRDEQPQQKPSSIPPRQSFRRATTPRVTFQPTEYTTASPPPQTPSKSPQYVHKQKLLRKRPIYSSTSAPVTTEQSYYSSPSLYDQSQQYFKARNPAQNRQPQLSTEVNIPPQFKDEYVEVSKVTPKQNTYFPTSPTPTQYTFASQPTSASKTDSQFYNYDGTNSENNISQDSKAFKLRNSFNVQPEVPKQEDFVRIKSNNRGTPGYSSYLTTTVDYNTGKGVFSSTPSYKNINSVQYEPERNNFVSFPGPKQNYYNNPSTTPPTSAHTTVRPVDPYSGLNTVAFNTNYALDTHSSNYANSQEDDGQYRPPQGEDDGQYRPELYERETELLSGAHSLNIAASGNRLPDDQKPRKNYSHNSIGKASTPRPFRVPTSSSPEVTYYSHTDRPSSETTQKSFDYIKTYTTTSRPYDLPSGAGDSFTQNNSTPKISQSILPRSQEPRTQSFEVTTQRLPSSSRPSRPPSFSKPAHKNEDTSYDYAYYDSDPERFSEYGHIEEFDRTQSRA